The Streptomyces armeniacus genomic interval GCAGCGCCACCTCCTGCTCGCCCGCGAGCCGCCCGAGTTCGGCCGCGTCACCGCCGAGCTTCGCGCCGCGCCGCTGCACCATTGCCAGCACCTGCAGCACGCTGTCGTGGATGTCGCGCGCGAGCCGCTCCCGTTCGCGGGTGGCCGCCTCGATACGGAGGGCGCGGGCCAGCGTACGTTCACTGGCGCGCGCGACCTCCACCACGTAGCCGATGGCGATGCTGGCCACACAGACCAGCAGCACGTTGTGCACGGTGTCGCGGGTCGCGCCGCCGCGTTCCAGGAGGCTGGCGATGCCGACGAGTGCCGAGGCCGCCGCGCCCCAGCGCCAGCCGCCCTTGATGGCGCAGCCGAGCACGGCGCCGGCGGTCCAGATCGACGGCAGGGTGGTGACGCCCTCCGCCAGCTGCGTGGACGACGCCACGTAGCGCGTGAGGACGATGCCGGTCAGCGCCATCGTCAGGTCGCCGGCGAGGAAGGGGACCGTGCAGCGCTCCGCCGACAGGGCCTTCCCGGCCGTGCACGCCGTCCACACGGTGAGCGCGCCGATGTAGACACTCGCGACGACCGGGTGCGCGTACTCGCCGCGCACGAGGAGATGCAGGCCGATCGCGTAGAGGAGCGTCGCCACCCGGTACCCGGTCAGCGC includes:
- the macS gene encoding MacS family sensor histidine kinase → MAAKMSVEQPLWRALTGYRVATLLYAIGLHLLVRGEYAHPVVASVYIGALTVWTACTAGKALSAERCTVPFLAGDLTMALTGIVLTRYVASSTQLAEGVTTLPSIWTAGAVLGCAIKGGWRWGAAASALVGIASLLERGGATRDTVHNVLLVCVASIAIGYVVEVARASERTLARALRIEAATRERERLARDIHDSVLQVLAMVQRRGAKLGGDAAELGRLAGEQEVALRALVSARSPARDAAEEHATAAAGSRAGSAPGGPAPGAEDGAERTVDLHRLLAGEAGARVTFSGPGTPVRLAAEAARELAAAVAAALDNVRRHAGEHARAWILLEDEPDSVLVSVRDDGPGIPAGRLEDAEAEGRMGVALSIRGRLRELGGTAELVSVPGQGTEVELRMPKHV